Proteins encoded in a region of the Xylocopa sonorina isolate GNS202 chromosome 1, iyXylSono1_principal, whole genome shotgun sequence genome:
- the Sara gene encoding smad anchor for receptor activation isoform X2: protein MEKFAIDLDKVLDDFEFNEDCAEQIASVNPSTNNASSSSVKCNLEPAALKTYNYLLIEPKKANKEFDIILPVERHKDSQQVNTRNKCIGEEDMISDNLDHNTEETVIGSIDAVTQFYSHECTNDSISIRKQTVPSYDSEQVPLTIYNDISQKLVKKQQNGSTSPKIDNRYDKKLNQFNLKPSVSNVFSSLNEYINAPPGSSDCIHSVLDEREAHSDLDCKTIYHGNEVPQCATKNNDKNITLKQPIDVTESTKETSVPVHDDTVAMTLELPVTYETSFKEDITSNVHITNLETSESETEFSKNVEVDQICPTLNSKTENENEKAHNYNFDNVNQETNAMFECIDTKSHYNKNESAIQLPETEEKLSMENIDTDNEHENNVNPRSKLVGFSNTSDISEDELTKYLTELEEEEKLKEGNNEYEDIANTMQHISQDQKDENKQTIPIFTNTAVESSKITKAQLNEEAGTVSVIEYDKEDTVKELPNNLLENKNVQQHDDQPNENIHVDILDNLSSNDLKLLHTSNVVKDDKVKSDECIPNVKSNKENQEHSMYSLNINQGSLNNSKIEIPLKEQKGSTVQYNQACELKMPSDSTSEEKNSAILEIKVLGDKTKHNDDVMSTSVDVSMRPNVDDTSDDSDKPVRPQTLDIVLSNNSNEQMLGSTSDTPSGQVQSDIDGMKEEQGSSPDILENSIPESSTVLGKQPPFWVPDSDAPSCMLCDVKFTVLKRRHHCRACGKVLCNKCCNMKYKLQYQGNIHSRVCVSCYQLLTAAEAEQNIGEWSSGYSTCMNNNDINSPQGRQPNPNNPMEYCSTIPPLQQLAGGLPPPPTVMVPIGVLKREGGAKNRPEISKSVMFSDELDMSWDLKPPYRKSGNKRIPTPGSSAPSTSSKKQNLPCLDPITESYVPQDPNALPPTVTIHKGQVSYHPVTDEGLLYKALKNECEAPVMFAINRNLYAYVKILTLNCCTNKTCWNVTSKGLDCVGQDEIILLIEVLPDETRVPKDLLLFINQLFLEATKGNTVTELGFSIYQGGNFLDSREHAGFLFIRRTLQCLQKIILPPAPYLIGLLVHRWETPWAKVFPLRLVLRLGAEYRYYPCPLFSVRFRDALYFEIGHTVMKVLADFRNFAYTLPGVRGLTIHLRNRMTDVMFPRNRYDQVIKGLNNSNDHVLAYASNFSIAADSHLVCIQTNTGDESSYQTQAISINNNPRTITGTSFIVINGALKSSMGLSAKSSIVEDGLMVEIMPEKMEALKAALKNMQDFSIGCGRQGAPEPDETVNIKWVDNDVQFNLGVKSPIDGQPMDGVPSIRVHNGIDYKGTSRFIRWTEVFIINSDDHPNGVYDPVDINKLSGNIAKATCTALVKLLDLLANAGLTKLGVRTTIHPDNVGYEAGSEGMKLPPIYMNSLDNELIQVLHKAAQSSQDTHTVLELIFYILDD, encoded by the exons ATGGAAAAATTTGCTATCGATTTGGACAAAGTTCTGGACGATTTTGAATTTAATGAAG ATTGTGCAGAACAAATAGCATCTGTTAATCCTTCAACAAATAATGCGTCATCTTCCTCGGTTAAATGTAATCTGGAACCGGCTGCATTAAAAACTTACAACTATCTTCTGATAGAACCAAAAAAAGCAAACAAGGAATTTGACATTATATTGCCAGTGGAGAGACACAAGGATTCACAGCAAGTAAATACAAGGAATAAATGCATTGGTGAAGAGGATATGATTTCTGACAATCTCGACCATAATACAGAAGAAACGGTAATAGGAAGTATAGATGCTGTAACTCAATTTTATTCACATGAATGTACAAATGACAGTATATCAATACGGAAACAAACTGTCCCATCTTATGACTCAGAGCAGGTTCCTTTGACCATATATAATGATATATCTCAAAAATTGGTTAAAAAACAACAGAATGGCAGTACCAGTCCAAAGATTGATAATAGGTATGATAAAAAACTCAATCAATTTAATCTGAAGCCTAGTGTTAGCAATGTTTTCAGTAGCCTGAACGAGTATATTAATGCTCCACCTGGAAGTTCGGATTGTATTCACTCTGTGTTAGATGAACGGGAGGCACATTCTGATTTAGACTGTAAAACTATCTACCATGGAAATGAAGTACCTCAGTGTGCTACTAAAAATAACGATAAAAATATAACACTTAAACAGCCAATCGATGTAACTGAATCAACTAAAGAAACTTCTGTTCCAGTACATGATGATACAGTAGCTATGACATTGGAGCTACCTGTTACATATGAAACTAGTTTTAAAGAAGATATTACAAGCAATGTTCATATAACAAATTTGGAAACATCTGAGAGCGAAACAGAATTCTCTAAAAATGTTGAAGTAGATCAAATATGCCCTACATTAAATAGTAAGACAGAAAATGAAAACGAAAAAGCGCATAACTATAATTTTGATAATGTAAATCAAGAAACTAATGCCATGTTTGAGTGCATTGACACTAAAAGCCATTACAATAAAAATGAATCTGCGATACAATTACCAGAAACCGAGGAAAAATTAAGCATGGAAAATATTGATACAGATAATGAACACGAGAATAATGTAAATCCACGCAGTAAACTAGTTGGATTTAGTAATACTAGCGATATATCCGAAGATGAATTAACCAAGTATTTAACTGAACTAGAAGAAGAGGAGAAATTAAAGGAAGGCAATAATGAGTATGAAGATATTGCAAACACAATGCAACATATTTCTCAGGATCAAAAGGATGAAAATAAGCAAACCATTCCGATTTTTACAAATACAGCTGTAGAGTCGTCGAAAATAACAAAAGCACAATTAAACGAAGAAGCAGGCACTGTTTCAGTAATTGAGTATGACAAGGAGGATACAGTTAAAGAATTACCGAATAATTTATTAGAAAACAAAAATGTACAGCAACATGATGATCAACCGAATGAAAATATACATGTAGACATTTTAGATAATCTAAGTAGTAATGATTTAAAATTATTGCATACATCCAATGTAGTTAAAGATGATAAGGTcaaatcagatgaatgtataccTAATGTAAAAAGTAATAAGGAAAACCAAGAACATTCAATGTATAGTTTAAATATCAACCAGGGATCATTAAATAATAGTAAAATCGAAATACCACTGAAAGAGCAAAAAGGAAGTACTGTACAATATAATCAAGCTTGCGAATTAAAGATGCCGAGTGATAGTACCTCCGAAGAAAAGAATTCAGCAATACTTGAAATAAAAGTATTAGGTGATAAGACAAAGCATAATGATGATGTAATGTCTACATCTGTAGATGTTTCTATGAGACCAAATGTAGATGATACTAGCGATGATTCGGATAAGCCTGTTCGTCCTCAAACCTTGGACATTGTTTTGTCCAATAATAGTAACGAACAAATGCTTGGTTCTACAAGCGATACACCGTCGGGTCAAGTGCAATCAGACATTGATGGTATGAAAGAAGAGCAGGGATCTTCACCAGATATCTTAGAGAATTCTATACCAGAATCTAGTACAGTTTTAGGAAAACAACCACCATTCTGGGTGCCCGACAGTGATGCGCCCAGTTGTATGCTTTGCGATGTTAAATTTACAGTACTCAAAAGACGACACCATTGCCGAGCGTGCGGGAAGGTGTTGTGTAATAAATGTTGTAATatgaaatataaattacaatatcAAGGAAATATTCATTCACGTGTTTGCGTCTCCTGTTATCAGCTTCTTACTGCAG cTGAAGCAGAACAAAACATAGGCGAATGGTCATCTGGTTATTCTACATGCATGAACAATAATGATATCAATTCTCCTCAG GGGAGACAGCCTAACCCAAATAATCCCATGGAGTACTGTTCAACTATACCACCCTTGCAACAGTTAGCTGGCGGATTGCCTCCACCTCCTACAGTTATGGTACCCATTGGAGTCCTTAAAAGAGAAGGTGGTGCAAAAAACCGGCCTGAAATTTCAAAATCTGTTATGTTCAGTGATG AACTAGACATGTCGTGGGACTTGAAACCGCCTTACCGGAAATCAGGAAACAAGAGGATACCAACGCCAGGCTCGTCTGCACCAAGTACCTCTTCTAAGAAACAGAACTTACCATGCTTGGACCCCATTACCGAAAGCTATGTACCACAGGATCCTAACGCTCTTCCGCCCACTGTAACGATACATAAAGGAC AAGTATCTTATCATCCTGTCACGGACGAGGGTCTTCTCTACAAGGCATTGAAAAACGAATGCGAAGCACCTGTAATGTTTGCAATTAATCGTAATCTCTATGCTTATGTGAAGATATTAACTT TAAATTGTTGCACAAATAAGACGTGTTGGAACGTAACGTCTAAAGGATTGGACTGTGTTGGACAGGAtgaaataatattattaatCGAAGTATTGCCTGATGAAACCCGGGTTCCTAAAGATCTTCTACTTTTTATTAACCAGCTATTCCTTGAAGCTACTAAAG GAAACACTGTGACTGAGTTGGGATTCTCGATATATCAAGGAGGAAATTTTTTGGATTCCCGAGAACACGCAGGATTCTTGTTTATTCGTCGAACATTGCAGTGCTTGCAAAAGATTATATTACCCCCTGCCCCCTATCTAATTGGCCTTCTAGTTCACAG ATGGGAAACACCGTGGGCGAAGGTGTTCCCATTACGACTCGTTTTACGGCTCGGTGCTGAGTATCGTTACTACCCCTGCCCCTTGTTCTCTGTTCGGTTCCGGGATGCATTGTACTTTGAAATAGGGCACACAGTGATGAAAGTTTTAGCGGATTTCCGAAACTTTGCGTACACGTTACCAGGCGTAAGAGGACTGACCATACACTTGAGGAACAGAATGACGGATGTAATGTTTCCGAGAAATCGTTATGATCAAGTGATCAAAGGGTTGAATAATTCGAACGATCATGTATTAGCGTACGCCTCGAATTTTAGCATTGCCGCCGATTCGCATTTAGtttgtatacaaactaacacCGGTGATGAAAGCAGTTATCAAACGCAGGCGATAAGCATTAATAATAATCCGAGAACAA TAACAGGTACAAGTTTTATCGTTATTAACGGGGCACTGAAATCGTCGATGGGTCTCTCAGCGAAGTCGAGTATAGTTGAGGATGGCTTGATGGTGGAGATAATGCCAGAGAAAATGGAAGCCTTAAAAGCGGCTCTAAAGAATATGCAAGACTTTTCGATTGGTTGTGGTCGACAAGGAGCCCCGGAACCAGATGAAACGGTGAATATAAAGTGGGTCGACAATGACGTCCAATTCAATTTAGG AGTTAAAAGTCCTATCGATGGACAACCAATGGATGGTGTTCCCTCGATTCGAGTGCACAATGGTATTGATTATAAGGGAACTAGTAGATTTATCAGGTGGACGGAAGTATTTATTATTAAT TCTGATGATCATCCAAACGGAGTATATGATCCAGTGGATATAAATaaattatcaggaaatatagcgAAAGCGACCTGTACAGCTTTAGTGAAATTGCTGGATCTTTTAGCTAATGCTGGTTTAACGAAACTTGGTGTGAGAACAACTATTCATCCCGATAAT GTTGGTTATGAAGCTGGTAGCGAAGGTATGAAATTGCCCCCGATCTACATGAACAGTTTGGACAACGAATTAATTCAAGTCTTACACAAAGCAGCGCAAAGTAGTCAAGATACACATACTGtgcttgaattaattttttacatCCTCGATGATTAA
- the Sara gene encoding smad anchor for receptor activation isoform X7: MEKFAIDLDKVLDDFEFNEDCAEQIASVNPSTNNASSSSVKCNLEPAALKTYNYLLIEPKKANKEFDIILPVERHKDSQQVNTRNKCIGEEDMISDNLDHNTEETVIGSIDAVTQFYSHECTNDSISIRKQTVPSYDSEQVPLTIYNDISQKLVKKQQNGSTSPKIDNRYDKKLNQFNLKPSVSNVFSSLNEYINAPPGSSDCIHSVLDEREAHSDLDCKTIYHGNEVPQCATKNNDKNITLKQPIDVTESTKETSVPVHDDTVAMTLELPVTYETSFKEDITSNVHITNLETSESETEFSKNVEVDQICPTLNSKTENENEKAHNYNFDNVNQETNAMFECIDTKSHYNKNESAIQLPETEEKLSMENIDTDNEHENNVNPRSKLVGFSNTSDISEDELTKYLTELEEEEKLKEGNNEYEDIANTMQHISQDQKDENKQTIPIFTNTAVESSKITKAQLNEEAGTVSVIEYDKEDTVKELPNNLLENKNVQQHDDQPNENIHVDILDNLSSNDLKLLHTSNVVKDDKVKSDECIPNVKSNKENQEHSMYSLNINQGSLNNSKIEIPLKEQKGSTVQYNQACELKMPSDSTSEEKNSAILEIKVLGDKTKHNDDVMSTSVDVSMRPNVDDTSDDSDKPVRPQTLDIVLSNNSNEQMLGSTSDTPSGQVQSDIDGMKEEQGSSPDILENSIPESSTVLGKQPPFWVPDSDAPSCMLCDVKFTVLKRRHHCRACGKVLCNKCCNMKYKLQYQGNIHSRVCVSCYQLLTAAEAEQNIGEWSSGYSTCMNNNDINSPQLAGGLPPPPTVMVPIGVLKREGGAKNRPEISKSVMFSDELDMSWDLKPPYRKSGNKRIPTPGSSAPSTSSKKQNLPCLDPITESYVPQDPNALPPTVTIHKGQVSYHPVTDEGLLYKALKNECEAPVMFAINRNLYAYVKILTLNCCTNKTCWNVTSKGLDCVGQDEIILLIEVLPDETRVPKDLLLFINQLFLEATKGNTVTELGFSIYQGGNFLDSREHAGFLFIRRTLQCLQKIILPPAPYLIGLLVHRWETPWAKVFPLRLVLRLGAEYRYYPCPLFSVRFRDALYFEIGHTVMKVLADFRNFAYTLPGVRGLTIHLRNRMTDVMFPRNRYDQVIKGLNNSNDHVLAYASNFSIAADSHLVCIQTNTGDESSYQTQAISINNNPRTITGTSFIVINGALKSSMGLSAKSSIVEDGLMVEIMPEKMEALKAALKNMQDFSIGCGRQGAPEPDETVNIKWVDNDVQFNLGVKSPIDGQPMDGVPSIRVHNGIDYKGTSRFIRWTEVFIINSDDHPNGVYDPVDINKLSGNIAKATCTALVKLLDLLANAGLTKLGVRTTIHPDNVGYEAGSEGMKLPPIYMNSLDNELIQVLHKAAQSSQDTHTVLELIFYILDD, from the exons ATGGAAAAATTTGCTATCGATTTGGACAAAGTTCTGGACGATTTTGAATTTAATGAAG ATTGTGCAGAACAAATAGCATCTGTTAATCCTTCAACAAATAATGCGTCATCTTCCTCGGTTAAATGTAATCTGGAACCGGCTGCATTAAAAACTTACAACTATCTTCTGATAGAACCAAAAAAAGCAAACAAGGAATTTGACATTATATTGCCAGTGGAGAGACACAAGGATTCACAGCAAGTAAATACAAGGAATAAATGCATTGGTGAAGAGGATATGATTTCTGACAATCTCGACCATAATACAGAAGAAACGGTAATAGGAAGTATAGATGCTGTAACTCAATTTTATTCACATGAATGTACAAATGACAGTATATCAATACGGAAACAAACTGTCCCATCTTATGACTCAGAGCAGGTTCCTTTGACCATATATAATGATATATCTCAAAAATTGGTTAAAAAACAACAGAATGGCAGTACCAGTCCAAAGATTGATAATAGGTATGATAAAAAACTCAATCAATTTAATCTGAAGCCTAGTGTTAGCAATGTTTTCAGTAGCCTGAACGAGTATATTAATGCTCCACCTGGAAGTTCGGATTGTATTCACTCTGTGTTAGATGAACGGGAGGCACATTCTGATTTAGACTGTAAAACTATCTACCATGGAAATGAAGTACCTCAGTGTGCTACTAAAAATAACGATAAAAATATAACACTTAAACAGCCAATCGATGTAACTGAATCAACTAAAGAAACTTCTGTTCCAGTACATGATGATACAGTAGCTATGACATTGGAGCTACCTGTTACATATGAAACTAGTTTTAAAGAAGATATTACAAGCAATGTTCATATAACAAATTTGGAAACATCTGAGAGCGAAACAGAATTCTCTAAAAATGTTGAAGTAGATCAAATATGCCCTACATTAAATAGTAAGACAGAAAATGAAAACGAAAAAGCGCATAACTATAATTTTGATAATGTAAATCAAGAAACTAATGCCATGTTTGAGTGCATTGACACTAAAAGCCATTACAATAAAAATGAATCTGCGATACAATTACCAGAAACCGAGGAAAAATTAAGCATGGAAAATATTGATACAGATAATGAACACGAGAATAATGTAAATCCACGCAGTAAACTAGTTGGATTTAGTAATACTAGCGATATATCCGAAGATGAATTAACCAAGTATTTAACTGAACTAGAAGAAGAGGAGAAATTAAAGGAAGGCAATAATGAGTATGAAGATATTGCAAACACAATGCAACATATTTCTCAGGATCAAAAGGATGAAAATAAGCAAACCATTCCGATTTTTACAAATACAGCTGTAGAGTCGTCGAAAATAACAAAAGCACAATTAAACGAAGAAGCAGGCACTGTTTCAGTAATTGAGTATGACAAGGAGGATACAGTTAAAGAATTACCGAATAATTTATTAGAAAACAAAAATGTACAGCAACATGATGATCAACCGAATGAAAATATACATGTAGACATTTTAGATAATCTAAGTAGTAATGATTTAAAATTATTGCATACATCCAATGTAGTTAAAGATGATAAGGTcaaatcagatgaatgtataccTAATGTAAAAAGTAATAAGGAAAACCAAGAACATTCAATGTATAGTTTAAATATCAACCAGGGATCATTAAATAATAGTAAAATCGAAATACCACTGAAAGAGCAAAAAGGAAGTACTGTACAATATAATCAAGCTTGCGAATTAAAGATGCCGAGTGATAGTACCTCCGAAGAAAAGAATTCAGCAATACTTGAAATAAAAGTATTAGGTGATAAGACAAAGCATAATGATGATGTAATGTCTACATCTGTAGATGTTTCTATGAGACCAAATGTAGATGATACTAGCGATGATTCGGATAAGCCTGTTCGTCCTCAAACCTTGGACATTGTTTTGTCCAATAATAGTAACGAACAAATGCTTGGTTCTACAAGCGATACACCGTCGGGTCAAGTGCAATCAGACATTGATGGTATGAAAGAAGAGCAGGGATCTTCACCAGATATCTTAGAGAATTCTATACCAGAATCTAGTACAGTTTTAGGAAAACAACCACCATTCTGGGTGCCCGACAGTGATGCGCCCAGTTGTATGCTTTGCGATGTTAAATTTACAGTACTCAAAAGACGACACCATTGCCGAGCGTGCGGGAAGGTGTTGTGTAATAAATGTTGTAATatgaaatataaattacaatatcAAGGAAATATTCATTCACGTGTTTGCGTCTCCTGTTATCAGCTTCTTACTGCAG cTGAAGCAGAACAAAACATAGGCGAATGGTCATCTGGTTATTCTACATGCATGAACAATAATGATATCAATTCTCCTCAG TTAGCTGGCGGATTGCCTCCACCTCCTACAGTTATGGTACCCATTGGAGTCCTTAAAAGAGAAGGTGGTGCAAAAAACCGGCCTGAAATTTCAAAATCTGTTATGTTCAGTGATG AACTAGACATGTCGTGGGACTTGAAACCGCCTTACCGGAAATCAGGAAACAAGAGGATACCAACGCCAGGCTCGTCTGCACCAAGTACCTCTTCTAAGAAACAGAACTTACCATGCTTGGACCCCATTACCGAAAGCTATGTACCACAGGATCCTAACGCTCTTCCGCCCACTGTAACGATACATAAAGGAC AAGTATCTTATCATCCTGTCACGGACGAGGGTCTTCTCTACAAGGCATTGAAAAACGAATGCGAAGCACCTGTAATGTTTGCAATTAATCGTAATCTCTATGCTTATGTGAAGATATTAACTT TAAATTGTTGCACAAATAAGACGTGTTGGAACGTAACGTCTAAAGGATTGGACTGTGTTGGACAGGAtgaaataatattattaatCGAAGTATTGCCTGATGAAACCCGGGTTCCTAAAGATCTTCTACTTTTTATTAACCAGCTATTCCTTGAAGCTACTAAAG GAAACACTGTGACTGAGTTGGGATTCTCGATATATCAAGGAGGAAATTTTTTGGATTCCCGAGAACACGCAGGATTCTTGTTTATTCGTCGAACATTGCAGTGCTTGCAAAAGATTATATTACCCCCTGCCCCCTATCTAATTGGCCTTCTAGTTCACAG ATGGGAAACACCGTGGGCGAAGGTGTTCCCATTACGACTCGTTTTACGGCTCGGTGCTGAGTATCGTTACTACCCCTGCCCCTTGTTCTCTGTTCGGTTCCGGGATGCATTGTACTTTGAAATAGGGCACACAGTGATGAAAGTTTTAGCGGATTTCCGAAACTTTGCGTACACGTTACCAGGCGTAAGAGGACTGACCATACACTTGAGGAACAGAATGACGGATGTAATGTTTCCGAGAAATCGTTATGATCAAGTGATCAAAGGGTTGAATAATTCGAACGATCATGTATTAGCGTACGCCTCGAATTTTAGCATTGCCGCCGATTCGCATTTAGtttgtatacaaactaacacCGGTGATGAAAGCAGTTATCAAACGCAGGCGATAAGCATTAATAATAATCCGAGAACAA TAACAGGTACAAGTTTTATCGTTATTAACGGGGCACTGAAATCGTCGATGGGTCTCTCAGCGAAGTCGAGTATAGTTGAGGATGGCTTGATGGTGGAGATAATGCCAGAGAAAATGGAAGCCTTAAAAGCGGCTCTAAAGAATATGCAAGACTTTTCGATTGGTTGTGGTCGACAAGGAGCCCCGGAACCAGATGAAACGGTGAATATAAAGTGGGTCGACAATGACGTCCAATTCAATTTAGG AGTTAAAAGTCCTATCGATGGACAACCAATGGATGGTGTTCCCTCGATTCGAGTGCACAATGGTATTGATTATAAGGGAACTAGTAGATTTATCAGGTGGACGGAAGTATTTATTATTAAT TCTGATGATCATCCAAACGGAGTATATGATCCAGTGGATATAAATaaattatcaggaaatatagcgAAAGCGACCTGTACAGCTTTAGTGAAATTGCTGGATCTTTTAGCTAATGCTGGTTTAACGAAACTTGGTGTGAGAACAACTATTCATCCCGATAAT GTTGGTTATGAAGCTGGTAGCGAAGGTATGAAATTGCCCCCGATCTACATGAACAGTTTGGACAACGAATTAATTCAAGTCTTACACAAAGCAGCGCAAAGTAGTCAAGATACACATACTGtgcttgaattaattttttacatCCTCGATGATTAA